Proteins from a genomic interval of Helicoverpa zea isolate HzStark_Cry1AcR chromosome 31, ilHelZeax1.1, whole genome shotgun sequence:
- the LOC124645219 gene encoding uncharacterized protein LOC124645219, whose protein sequence is MSEITKGDVRQKVTPVGNSWIVCKSKRHQGHVYYFNSLTGEAAWNLSDAEIEKAKCRTKHLECIPGAQPTTCPEPKDKPPGTRYKPFIFNNVTEQQSSVFRFGNSNATVCTNLSQVSGVVQGSQINNPTSIKPVQLIPFNNHITTYTVNSTTSLYNPKVWDVPETQQIFVGPTTAPVLNHTAYPINVGFSNLSQPLPGALKQGENTNTSRTYYPRDNNYDQRGNRGINKKVAYPINDLRQKILKKKRFHGKQSSFSQGSGNKGNARKPETSSHNAPNDDVTDSVDVNDGTKKGCSKANLQEVPSKFNVMPLKRLAPLGSSLDAWFIIVDLGVLLNEFKFVTTLTDSDEKCHLMVPKRIMEELKTFVTCTENIQARRILRFLSQQIETGYANMAEEPCNLQGNDMAEVLLKTCEYLMEKKYHVVLISDDNEVLTKASSNIPVFTIVRIKNLLFDYSNKQTELPICVKKPFSIDKLFKKVQITAPKNSSQVTETIGTDTDTLHIDGQGIQKHNTIQEVNNVKKHSTLETCNQKLREKQDKIEQCVLVKHTVDTGIQTDFEDVNASTRALEKQIEKVPETLQNKKDTTIPEPSPINVAENKTEINLVSIDEDQAPNLDTKKRRFKRGRKKKTAPKRGQKTNTAPPPVEQKSSRSDEKSIVETIESPSKNTTDVVQIAKVEADNTIKDDSNERNTTTIEEPSTLATISNSDSNVDTIREVDPQIAEESNRVFKNLVLRILTAIREALNIAQLLSVQCHTELKKPRLSSKVKGELKTKVEKANVNLIAICRELERMVNNESDTIDKMRKILKKVNIDIRNVDPALIEQYKLSLINFKNIADEFLDTFQTIKSSFGT, encoded by the exons ATGAGTGAAATAACAAAGGGTGACGTTAGACAAAAAGTTACGCCTGTGGGAAACTCCTGGATAGTATGCAAATCTAAACGCCATCAAGGGCATGTCTACTATTTTAACAGTTTAACTGGAGAAGCCGCCTGGAATTTAAGTGATGCTgaa attGAAAAGGCAAAATGCAGGACAAAACATCTTGAGTGCATTCCAGGCGCTCAACCAACAACATGTCCAGAACCAAAAGATAAGCCACCTGGCACTCGTTACAAACCATTTATTTTCAACAATGTGACAGAACAACAGTCCTCAGTTTTTAGATTTGGTAATAGTAATGCAACTGTATGTACCAATTTGAGCCAGGTATCGGGGGTGGTGCAGGGTTCTCAGATCAATAATCCTACCTCAATAAAACCTGTGCAGTTGATTCCTTTCAACAATCACATAACTACATATACTGTCAACAGTACTACTTCCCTTTATAATCCAAAAGTGTGGGATGTTCCTGAAACACAGCAAATTTTTGTGGGACCCACAACGGCTCCTGTGCTGAACCATACTGCATACCCTATAAATGTTGGATTTAGCAACTTATCGCAGCCATTGCCAGGAGCTTTAAAGCAAGGTGAAAATACAAACACATCAAGAACATATTACCCCAGAGATAATAATTATGACCAAAGAGGTAATAGAGGAATCAATAAGAAAGTTGCATATCCTATAAATGATCTAAGGCAGaagatactgaaaaaaaaacgatttcatGGGAAGCAGTCTAGTTTTtctcaag GATCTGGTAATAAAGGTAATGCCAGAAAACCAGAAACCTCATCTCACAATGCTCCAAATGATGACGTAACTGATTCGGTTGATGTAAATGATGGCACGAAG AAGGGGTGCTCAAAGGCTAATTTACAGGAAGTCCCATCAAAGTTTAATGTAATGCCTTTAAAACGTCTGGCTCCACTCGGTTCTAGTCTAGATGCTTGGTTTATAATTGTTGATTTGGGTGTGCTCCtgaatgaatttaaatttgttACTACTTTGACAGATTCAG ATGAAAAATGTCACCTTATGGTTCCAAAGAGGATTATGGAAGAACTAAAAACATTTGTTACTTGTACAGAAAATATACAAGCTAGACGCATTTTACGATTTTTGTCACAACAGATTGAGACAGGATATGCTAACATGG CTGAAGAGCCCTGTAACCTCCAAGGAAATGATATGGCAGAGGTGCTACTTAAAACTTGTGAATAtttgatggaaaaaaaatatcatgtg GTTCTTATCTCCGACGACAATGAGGTTTTAACCAAGGCCTCGTCTAACATACCTGTGTTTACTATAGTCAGgattaaaaaccttttattCGATTATTCTAATAAACAAACTGAATTACCTATATGTGTTAAAAAACCGTTTTCAATCgacaaattattcaaaaaagtTCAAATAACTGCGCCAAAGAATTCCTCACAAGTGACAGAAACTATCGGAACTGATACAGATACATTACATATTGATGGGCAAGgaatacaaaaacataatacaaTACAAGAAGTAaataacgtaaaaaaacataGCACACTAGAAACATGTAACCAAAAACTAAGAGAGAAACAAGATAAAATAGAACAATGTGTATTGGTGAAACACACAGTTGACACAGGTATTCAAACTGATTTTGAAGATGTCAATGCAAGCACTAGAGCCTTAGAAAAGCAAATTGAAAAGGTTCCAGAGACtcttcaaaacaaaaaagataCAACCATCCCGGAACCTTCACCTATAAATGTTGCAGAGAACAAGACTGAAATTAACTTAGTAAGTATTGATGAAGATCAAGCACCAAATCTTGATACTAAAAAGAGACGGTTTAAACGGGgcagaaagaaaaaaacagcGCCTAAACGGGGCCAAAAGACAAACACAGCGCCTCCGCCCGTTGAACAGAAATCATCTCGCAGCGACGAAAAGTCTATTGTGGAGACGATCGAATCTCCTAGTAAAAATACGACAGATGTCGTACAAATAGCCAAGGTCGAGGCCGATAATACTATTAAAGATGACAGCAATGAGAGGAATACCACCACCATTGAGGAACCTTCAACTTTGGCTACAATATCTAACTCGGATAGTAATGTCGACACAATTCGGGAAGTCGATCCACAGATAGCAGAAGAAAGTAATAGAGTGTTCAAAAATTTGGTGTTACGTATATTGACAGCAATAAGAGAAGCACTAAATATAGCACAACTTTTAAG CGTACAATGTCACACAGAACTGAAGAAGCCACGCCTATCGTCAAAGGTGAAAGGTGAATTGAAAACAAAGGTCGAAAAAGCGAATGTGAATCTTATTGCCATCTGTAGAGAGTTAGAAag AATGGTGAATAACGAGTCGGACACTATCGATAAAATGCGTAAGATATTGAAAAAAGTGAATATTGACATCAGAAATGTGGACCCAGCGCTAATTGAACAGTACAA attaTCTCTCATCAATTTCAAGAATATCGCGGATGAATTCCTTGACACATTTCAGACAATAAAATCATCTTTcggtacttaa